One region of Candidatus Zixiibacteriota bacterium genomic DNA includes:
- a CDS encoding glycosyltransferase, with amino-acid sequence MKRKVLVIAYNFPPLGGGGVQRTLKFSRYLPLFGWEPIILTVSKPDSLLWDYSLVKELPADLRIFRAPAFELSKWEKRFFSLFKPAANSRAEKKGSGPHLPQEVKAHLPNLRALLKRIYMFLTLWLRVPDDQVGWVPFAILEGLSLLKSKKIDLIYTTSPPHSSQLIGLFLSKLSGKPWVADFRDDWLEDEQRISHYPGFYLRLERYLGKKLITKTSCLIANTEFKKETYDKNYPQAKRIVVIQNGFDAEDLMRARQKQDKWLDDKLHLCHTGYFYPGIALSFFETLKEFFLENPELRGKIQLDLVGYLEEEYRDSIIKNQLEDVVKLWGYVEHLSSINFLLKSHLLLHLIGSEGEFMKGVVAGKLYEYLASGKPILSFAPKGGESEKMILQANSGWVLDLNDKKGIKLKLKQICELFFRGELKIQPNRNYVEQFERKKLTQKLSLVFENCLTQK; translated from the coding sequence ATGAAAAGAAAGGTTTTAGTCATCGCTTATAATTTCCCCCCTCTGGGAGGCGGCGGGGTTCAAAGGACCCTTAAGTTCTCAAGATACCTCCCTTTATTCGGCTGGGAACCAATAATCCTCACTGTGTCCAAACCGGATTCACTCCTCTGGGATTATTCTCTGGTGAAAGAGCTTCCGGCTGATCTGCGGATCTTCAGGGCTCCAGCTTTTGAGCTTTCCAAATGGGAGAAAAGGTTTTTCTCTTTATTTAAACCCGCGGCGAATTCAAGGGCAGAAAAAAAGGGGAGCGGCCCCCATCTTCCTCAGGAGGTAAAAGCTCACCTTCCTAATCTGAGAGCTCTTCTTAAAAGAATTTATATGTTTCTTACCCTTTGGTTGAGGGTTCCGGATGACCAGGTCGGCTGGGTCCCGTTTGCCATCCTGGAAGGCCTTTCTCTGCTCAAATCAAAAAAGATCGATCTTATCTACACAACTTCACCCCCTCACTCCTCCCAGTTAATCGGCCTTTTTTTAAGTAAGCTTTCCGGCAAGCCCTGGGTGGCAGATTTCCGGGATGACTGGTTAGAGGATGAGCAGAGGATAAGTCATTACCCGGGTTTCTATTTGAGACTGGAAAGATACCTGGGTAAGAAATTAATTACAAAAACCTCCTGCCTGATCGCCAACACCGAATTTAAAAAAGAGACCTATGATAAAAATTATCCTCAGGCAAAAAGGATAGTGGTTATTCAGAATGGATTTGATGCCGAAGACTTAATGAGGGCCAGGCAAAAGCAGGATAAATGGCTAGATGACAAGCTCCACCTATGCCATACTGGTTATTTCTATCCAGGAATAGCGCTTTCTTTTTTTGAGACTTTAAAAGAGTTTTTTCTGGAGAATCCAGAATTAAGAGGGAAAATCCAGCTGGATCTGGTGGGTTACCTGGAAGAGGAGTACCGGGATTCGATAATAAAGAACCAGCTTGAGGACGTAGTCAAACTCTGGGGATATGTGGAACATCTTTCCTCCATAAATTTTCTATTGAAAAGCCATCTCCTGCTTCATCTCATAGGCTCAGAAGGGGAGTTCATGAAAGGGGTGGTGGCAGGGAAATTGTATGAGTATTTAGCCAGCGGAAAACCGATTTTATCCTTTGCCCCTAAGGGTGGAGAGAGCGAAAAGATGATCCTGCAGGCAAACTCCGGCTGGGTGCTGGATCTAAATGACAAAAAAGGGATTAAACTAAAATTGAAACAGATCTGCGAGCTTTTCTTCAGAGGAGAATTGAAAATCCAGCCGAACAGGAATTACGTAGAGCAGTTCGAAAGGAAAAAATTAACTCAAAAACTCAGCCTGGTTTTTGAGAATTGTCTAACTCAAAAATAG
- a CDS encoding GNAT family N-acetyltransferase, protein MQKKELLSSGTDQKLILKKVDTLQEFKELRDSWDRLLEETSNPNIFLTWEWLYTWWEFYSAGYQLFILLALDQNENLSGIAPFCLTRISPIRIKVLRFLGTEEVCSDHLDFILKKGREKEALALFFKFLEENSKEWDLLEFTDMPEDSFSLPFVQTLAEKNRLSFSSDPWTVCPYVVLPNSWEDLLEVLSRKARKDIKYQLKLLKEHSDVLHSTVENKDEVIPKMEELFFLHGKRWSALGEQGVFQRERFNRFHKKIAQLFFDQGWLLISYLSTKDKIIALYYNFIYSNRVYYYQSGFDPDWKDFSPGTASITLTIQAAISKGIKEFDFLRGEAQYKYKWTEKERKNLKVLVWNKNFRSTIYKNFLSFLTNSKKLIKRYLPDFVIKVLKYLWRKAGFAGE, encoded by the coding sequence ATGCAAAAAAAAGAGCTGCTTTCATCTGGGACTGACCAGAAACTGATTCTAAAAAAGGTCGATACCTTGCAGGAATTCAAAGAGCTAAGGGATTCCTGGGACAGGCTATTAGAGGAGACCTCTAACCCCAACATCTTTCTCACCTGGGAATGGCTTTACACCTGGTGGGAATTCTATTCAGCCGGATACCAGCTCTTTATACTTCTGGCTCTGGATCAGAATGAGAATCTTTCAGGAATTGCCCCATTCTGTTTGACCCGGATAAGCCCGATCAGAATAAAAGTCTTGAGATTTCTTGGAACCGAGGAAGTTTGTTCAGACCATCTTGATTTTATTCTGAAGAAAGGAAGAGAAAAAGAGGCTCTCGCTCTTTTCTTTAAGTTTCTTGAAGAAAATTCGAAAGAATGGGATCTACTTGAGTTCACCGACATGCCTGAGGACTCTTTTAGCTTGCCTTTCGTTCAGACCCTGGCAGAAAAAAACAGATTAAGCTTTTCTTCTGACCCCTGGACTGTTTGCCCTTATGTGGTCCTGCCTAATAGTTGGGAAGATCTCTTGGAAGTCCTTTCACGAAAGGCTCGCAAGGATATTAAATATCAGTTGAAATTGCTTAAAGAACATTCGGATGTTCTTCATTCTACTGTTGAAAACAAGGATGAGGTTATCCCCAAGATGGAGGAGCTTTTCTTTCTGCACGGCAAAAGATGGAGTGCCTTAGGGGAACAAGGGGTTTTTCAAAGGGAGAGATTCAATCGCTTCCATAAAAAAATTGCCCAGCTCTTCTTTGACCAAGGATGGCTGCTTATATCTTATCTTTCGACCAAGGATAAGATCATAGCTTTATATTATAATTTTATTTACTCCAACCGGGTCTATTATTATCAGTCCGGGTTTGACCCTGATTGGAAAGATTTTAGCCCAGGAACAGCTTCGATAACTTTGACTATCCAGGCAGCCATTTCTAAAGGCATCAAGGAATTCGATTTCTTGAGAGGGGAGGCTCAATACAAATACAAATGGACTGAAAAGGAAAGAAAAAATCTAAAGGTTTTAGTCTGGAACAAAAATTTCAGATCAACAATCTATAAAAATTTTCTTTCTTTTCTGACAAATTCTAAAAAGTTAATTAAAAGATATCTGCCTGACTTCGTAATAAAAGTATTAAAATATCTCTGGCGAAAAGCAGGTTTTGCAGGAGAATAA
- a CDS encoding polysaccharide deacetylase family protein: protein MLKIFFKKIIKFILVKLNLIRLFFLFAPQGRLVILNYHRISDKKEEKSLSPFDIGVTTEKFEKELRYLARNFSVIPFSQAIDLLKNGNDWPRFPVVISFDDGYRDVYLNAFPVLEKFDLPAIVFISTRMVEKGEPFWWDELEGLVVHNHLEEIKLALENCFSPEYDLDLGHLKTIQDKRVFLETLTERIKKIKGKYRDELLNKLKPLLKSEEEEKREVLSWDEIKKLRKYGIEFGSHTHNHYLLTFEDQKTITEELKVSKRKLEEHLEEKIEFLSYPSGLYNSEIEKMAGECGYKAGCSNSYGFNPKGIDFFSLKRLSLEESQSLDDFIISLGRAFGALPFLKE, encoded by the coding sequence ATGCTGAAGATATTTTTTAAAAAAATAATCAAATTCATACTGGTGAAATTAAATCTCATCCGGCTCTTTTTCCTTTTCGCACCTCAAGGGAGATTGGTTATCCTCAACTATCATCGGATAAGCGACAAAAAAGAAGAAAAATCTTTGAGTCCTTTTGATATCGGGGTTACCACAGAGAAATTTGAAAAAGAGCTGAGATATCTGGCTCGAAACTTCTCGGTCATCCCCTTTTCACAGGCAATCGACCTTTTAAAAAATGGAAACGATTGGCCCAGATTCCCGGTGGTCATAAGTTTCGATGACGGGTACAGGGATGTCTATCTTAATGCTTTCCCTGTCCTGGAGAAATTTGATTTACCAGCCATAGTTTTCATCTCCACCCGTATGGTGGAAAAAGGAGAGCCTTTCTGGTGGGATGAGCTTGAAGGTTTAGTAGTGCATAACCATCTGGAGGAAATCAAATTAGCTCTGGAAAATTGTTTTTCCCCGGAATATGATTTAGACCTGGGCCATCTTAAGACAATTCAGGACAAAAGAGTTTTTTTAGAGACCTTAACTGAGCGAATCAAAAAGATCAAAGGTAAATATCGGGATGAGTTATTAAATAAACTCAAGCCCCTTTTGAAATCAGAAGAAGAGGAAAAAAGGGAAGTCCTTTCCTGGGATGAGATCAAAAAACTGAGAAAGTACGGAATCGAGTTTGGCTCCCACACTCATAACCATTACCTGCTGACTTTTGAGGACCAAAAGACCATTACCGAAGAGCTCAAAGTCTCAAAACGGAAACTGGAAGAGCACTTAGAAGAGAAGATCGAATTTCTATCTTATCCCAGCGGTCTTTATAATTCGGAGATAGAGAAAATGGCTGGGGAGTGTGGGTATAAGGCAGGCTGCTCGAATTCTTATGGGTTTAACCCTAAGGGAATTGACTTTTTTTCTCTGAAACGTTTGAGCCTGGAGGAATCCCAGAGCCTGGATGATTTCATCATCTCCCTGGGAAGGGCCTTCGGAGCACTCCCTTTCTTGAAAGAGTAG